The stretch of DNA GATTTGAATGTCAAACTAGACTACTGGTAAGGTTCTCACAAAACTCAAATCCCCTAACTTACAAAAGACCTTCTCAACTCAAGATCAACTAGCAGATTACGTTGGCTTACTACCGCATCACGAACCTAGGAAGATATTCAGATAAAAACAACACATTTTAGTAAAACAATGTAACAAGCAAGGTGATCAAACCAACCAAAGATGAGAGAATGCAGGCACGTTCTATTCGTTCCTCACCCAAACAATTGCCACTAACTAGGCATACGGGGACAACCGGTGGcacaatacgtactctccctatatatactagtcgttcttaCGTTCAAATCTTACGTAacgtggttagcgtacctgcagacaaACACAATATATAAAGAGATATACaattccatttctggacccttcgtgccagcacacacgaacagCCCCCAtatgtcctacgccacacgggtaacgcatatgcagtttcccacatattcacacatacattaccatccactatagagatggcacccaaacgtttgacgctgaatgggcagcgcttcaTACGTTACCGGGGTAacatattcacttcccgtacaaatcgccttacggaacacccaagggtacacgtgtcccaaggtacacggttatgaccaactgcataacgagtcttcacctcgtaacattgccttacgagatggccgtgattacAATCGCACGGtgggaaatccgcactccatatcaggcggcagatagcgacaggctcgtttgaattgaaccttatcacctcctcgtatgctcaacatacgggacccgcgcacgtatgaaacacgtgggctattctaaaggactaccaagaatgcttatcttgcttacctcagcgtaggtgcgtcgttacagaataacagttgtgcacaaaagtaaggtttaacataAAATAAagagctggaagtgctggaataaaatagatacttagatgccaccaTAGCTAATAAAACCTAGATAGGGCATACGAGCTATCTATCTTAATCCTTAGCGCAACTAGCGTCAAGTTTTCGAAACCAACATTTTGCAAGCCAAAAAGTTagttttaaacttaattaaacatacaagtaatcatccccagtgcgtttcggctctgataccagctgtgacagaaccgcccaaattaaaccggcttaagtgcgctaactatcatcttaatggttaatcaagttactgtgcacttaaaacggtgtaatccagacgtctgtcggtttaaggatcgaaaaacactggaagtctcgcacaaagacgagcacagatgattacaagcagacaaaagttctCAAGGTTAATTTACAAAGCGGAGttttacaaacaagtttacgtaaaatatcagagttcaaaatgcagcggaaacTAAATAGAAGttgagtttagaaaaacaacgattacaacgatgacgtgaggacgtcacatcgagcccaccgatgtgaatcctgattagctccagccagcagcagttacctgaaaacagggtgacaacaaaccctgagtatactaatactcagcaaggcttacccgactatgggtatacttagcccactatctagacatgcaaagctttttggctctggagtttgttttgctgaaaggctactactaatgaatccttactttcaatattttagctcaatttaagtttatctagtaccaactagatttgcctgacatctagagcaagcatggttgatcacatcaATTTTTATAGAGTATCATCATCATTCcaattctttactacgatgtgacaaagagatcaaggctctcataaccgcgagtcacggcgaatcgatctgatttaaccttgcaaggtggacctaaccaacacggcacgtatatgccccgtcgggctatacacaccaacccttcacatatgcacaccaaatagtcgaactgccctgcgacccgggactgctagccccaccgataccaatgaagggtcagccatgagtttctatactagctccactggtgaagacagtatcaagtccgcctaccggtgcgcatatggtactgagcttaccggtttcgactacctcatacttccggcatgtggttagtactgttcaatcctcgatcaacactgccaacaacggaacggtcctcaatcgacacaggcggaggcttactttccatccattccatatccataaccaattcatctccgcccggtctccagttttcctttcttttctcaaagattccTTCTTCAGTAACTTTCCATAAGTAACAAGcctaaatctcgcgagtgacaggaatcactcgacttctaccgggtctctaattagcaaagcatttctaacggtgcctgtatactagtagagactcataggtacttagggagaaacatgcatactagggtttcattcaacttCTAAAAACtgaatgcacaatacttaaataataaccttgaatacttgaaaataaaggttatgctccggggcttgcctgggatcaACACTGAATTAGTTAGTGTTGGTTAGATGATATTCGCTTGGCGGACATTTTCCTTTGGGTAATGCACATCgggtccatccatccatcttctgggTGCGTCCACCGTTACACCACCTTCTGGCTCGGCTGCTGCTTCGGCTTGGGGTTCCCCTGCTTGCAGCTCCGAGATCGTATCCGCAAccaactcgtagacggcttcgctcGTAGTGTCTATACGTATGAAAGGATGCCATGCTAAAGTCAGAACCACAGCAATGCATGGATGCTCATGATGCGACCCATTTCAATACAAAGCAATTGAAAGAACCGACAGAGCTGACATGCATCAACTGAGTAACCACCACAAAGGAAGTAACAACTAACGATTTGAGTGCTTAGGTGCGGTTCCGAAGTTCAACtcgttttagcctgaagtgtttccttcaaaacaataGCTACTAAACTACTTAGGACGACTAATCGCCCAACTAGAGCACAAGGAAAACATAAAACTACGGACTTAGAATTTACTAACCACAAGAATCGGGGATAAAAACCGAAACTAAGAATTAAATAAAGATCAACACTTAACACGCCACAAGGATCTAGTAGCATAACTTTTCTATCATGAAAAGGTACTGATGAGGAGTgcataaataaattaccaaCCTTTACTGATATAGAAAAGTATTTACTTTAACTCTAGGAAAGAACATCAAACAACAATatatccacaaacatgcacataggccaggcacctgaaaattttccagtggactacacatacaaagagtaatctaccgaataaatttcataattgtTAGAGCAACGGAACAACCGGGGTTAATTAAACTAGCTAAAACGCAAACCacaattttagcaggggcaaaagtgacatttcacaagcGTGAGCATTTTTCTTCTAAAGATctcgattttagaaacctaacaaaatttattttgcatttttctcaCTTCTCTATATTTTCTTACAATTTTCCCTAGCTTTCAGCTAAAATatagaaaaacaaaacaaaacaaacactAAAAAGGGGGCTGACacccgggccccacatgtaaggGAGCCCAGGCTCGCCCCTCCTTCCTCTGCTTTGCCCGCTCGggccgtggccggcgcgcggccaggcctaccgcggcggcggtgtgccTCGCCAGCGGTGGCCGGCCAGCGGCTGGGCCGAGCCGCGGCCAAGGTCGCCCGAgggtgcggggggggggggggggggcggggctGGGGCGCAGGGGtgcgcgcggcgtcggcggcggcgcacgcgggcagGAGcaacggcgcggcggtggcggcggcgttccgccggCGCGGGAGCCTTTTGGCAGGGCCAGGCAGAGGGGTCGCGGTCCGCGGGGGCTGGCGGCTGCGGGGCACATGTCAATATGTAGAATCTTGCTTCCATGATCCTGCTCATATTTGGcatccacatttttttttgtgtagaAGGATTAATTCATAAGGAAAAGAATGACATGGAGTTGAAGCAAGAAATGTGGTTAATTTTTCTTAAGCAGGGCGCAGTACTATCTGGTACTGCTTTGGTCAACCTTGCGCAACCTGGACCTTCTGCCTTGATGACGGAGCAAAGCAAGAACTGGTACGGTTAAGCACTTACTAAGCATCAGCTACTGGTCAAATCTCAGCGGTAAAGTGCATAGATCCTGCACAAGTCCTTGTATGTCACAAGTTCCCTTCACATGCCAATTGGCAGCCTCGACCAACGCGGGCTGGTTTGCAGGTCAGCCTGAGCTCTTCCAGGGCCGTTCAACTGGGGCAAAATTCTGTCGGTGCAGAAATCCTCGGCGCGTTTTTTTTGTCTCTTTCTCTCAACAACCATCCCATTTTGACACGCTGATGGGCACGTTTTTGCACgacagaaaaaagaagaagaataaaaGTATCGTTACGCAGAAATTAATCGCCGCGCAATATATGCAAGCGTTTCTTTTTCTGGTCGATGAGGAATCGCTGTCAGGTGAGTCAATTTGACAGCTTCAAAGCTTTGATTGTGTAGTCCTACCTGCTCACGCGATGTCTCCATTGGTTTCGTCTCTTTTGGGGGGCTCAGCCGTTGCTTCCTCGTCTTCTCGGCTCAGCTTCTTCCCTGGCCTTCCAGGAAACTGGCGCGCTATAGAGCGTTCAGATTTCAGAAAAGTTGACACGGTCTGATGATCGGGGTAGATGTGGGAGTAACTAGAGAGGGTTACGTCGGAAGAAGACTCAACCAAGTTAAAATTCAAAGATCATGAGCCGTTTCACTCAAGGTGAATGTGAATAATATCATGAACTAAAATTGGTATATGCTCCATCACCATATAAAAATTGATGGTCAATTGTCTCTAGACCATTGTAAAATGGTAAGATGCGCTATGATATAAGAGAATTTTGGTGAAAATAGAAGGACACTCACCTTTTGACGAAATCGCCAATACACGTGCAAGAAAACGATGGTATAATATTCtttgaaaaaataattcatGTACAATACATTACATATTTTTATAAACTATAAAACCATGCTACGACATATAATCCACAAGATCAATAACATCCGCCAATAACCGACTTACGTTCAAAGTATAAATATTAAAAGATCTCAAAGCTAAGTTAGTAAGCTTTCAAAAAATTGCCCGGAGGGGAAAGAGAAACCCACgaatttggagaaaaaaaaggtaaaatAACATTTATAAAAGAGAcaaaaggaagagagaaaaacataAGAACCAAACAAaatcctccctcccctgctggcgcgcgcgcgctctctctctctagccGGACGGAAGCGGAAGGGGGAGAAGCAGCAGGCAAGCAACCTGAACCTGCAACCCATAGCCGCGGCCATCGCCTAGCCCCGGTCCCGGAAGAGAAATCCCCAATCCCTCGTCCCCAAAATCCCCTGCGGATTTCGCCGATAGGCCCCTCGCGCCGCCCCGTATTTGCACTCCCGGCACGCGGCGACGCGCATTGCTATTCCCTTCAttattttcctctttttcttccctaTTAGTATCACCCGTGCGATTAGCATGTCTCTGCCCAatgccaccgcctcgccgccgccgtcgccggaaccCTAGGCCGCCGGAGTCGGAGCTCCCGTCGGCGGGGGACCGGGAGGGGGAGGATGCAGCTGCGGATCTCGCCGAGCATGCGCAGCATCACCATCTCCAGCAGCAATGGCGTCGTCGACTCCATGAAGGTGCGCGTCGCACCgcagccgcccccaccgccgccgcccccgctcgggcccggccgccgcggcgggggagggggctgGGGCGCCGGCTGGTACTGGCGGGCGGTCGCGTTCCCAGCCGTTGTGGCGCTCGGCTGCCTCCTGCCCTTCGCCttcatcctcgccgccgtccccgcgctTGAGGCCGGCGGAAGCAAGTGCTCCTCCATCGGTAAGATCGACGGGCGCGATCTCGCGgcgtttttttttatgtttgcaTGCGATGGGTTGAGTTGttgatttggtgcgtttgggGAGGTAAAGCTTGGATCTCAGCTCCCTTTGGCGTTGGATTTCGCGGTGTCGGTGGGAATGTGGTAATGTAGAAATGCTTACTGTCTAGATTCAATGTAACAAGGTCTGGGCGATCTCATTTGCTCGCCCACGAGCTTGAGATTCAATGTAACAAGGTCTGGGCGATCTCATTTGCTCGATGTGCTGTTTTGAACTGAAATAAAGGGAGTTGACTATTTGGGTTTATGATTCAGTTTCCAGGTGGGTAAATATGTGGATCTTAGGCATATAATTTCCTGGCATTGGCCAAAATGTGGCATCCGTATGCTATAGTTTTAAGCCATAACTTTGGTTAGATTGGGGGGCTGCATTTAGTGCTATCAGCTGGAGTGTTGGCTTTGGAAGGTTTCTTGTCGTAGTTTTGAGCTGAATCGTGCAAGACTGTAGCAGAAACTGTACTATGATTGATTCCTGAAATTTACTATCACTTCTTCCCTGTGATCATTGGTTCATGAAGGTATATAAAACCGTAGCAAAAATCATACCAATCTGACTGCATACCTGGTTAATTGGACTCCAAAATATTTGGCCCTCTTGATTACTGTGGCTTCATGGATGGATATACAAGTTACTGGGATATTGCTAAACCCTTGATGCACCCACCCAACTTATTAATTGTAGGTAGAAATGCTAAGCTTCAGCAACATCACTTATCGGggccccgtttggttgcttcctggaaagtttttgaaaatacatctctctacatttgaagtactaaacatagactaatcacaaaaataattacagaattcgtctgtaaatcgcgagacgaatctaatgagcctaattaatccgtcattagaggttatttactgcagcactactgtagcaatttagcatctgattacagcctaattaggttcattagattcgtctcgcgatttacaggcagcagtcgcaatgcgttttttatttcgtctagatttaagtctccatgcaggtgccggaattttttttttggaattttgatttttgcttCTAAACACGGTTATCTTCAGCAACATCACTTATACTGGGGCAGAACCTAGAGTTTgtgcaaaaaatatattttcagttTTGGTACTATGAACACCTTAACCGTCATATGCTAGGGATATTTGTACTTGTAGCCTGATATTTGTACTACGATTTGGGACTTAGAACTTGATCTTGTCTGAAAAGCCTCCATGGTATGTGGATGGCGGATTGTATCAATTTTTGTTTGTAAAATTTATTGACATAAACTATCTAGTatgattttcaaaaaaaaaaactatctaGGATATTGTTTTCTGTAAGTTGCTGATACAATGAAAATTGTTGTTATTCATGCGTCATAGGTCATTTGGTATGTCAGTGGTGCTATATGATTATTTTTCACTGCTTACTGTAGGTGCCCCACCCTGTTCCATGGTTAGCtagtgtcggtaccccagaactggggtaccccctcttgcagTGTCTAGACAAGAGCCTTgtggttatccttaactacatccaaacagccggacccctgcgatccggagccctgttcacctgacaacggtcccggacccgtcccccggctggggaaggtctgggagcaccacgtgttccggaagaagcaggcgctcagcccaaacggccggggctccggacctcccgtagaggtccggacccccgtggggtcccggaccccccatagggtcTCGGACCCcttgtatagtaaccggaccccccACTAAGGGAGGGGATTGACACCCCGCCTCGGGGAGGTCCGTagctgccacgtgtctgcaagcacagacacgtatgtaaggccgcttggtctccatactaaggttcacctaccactacattcattgtggtaggtgaacgtccgcattgatatagcagaggccgaggcgagtctttgaccaggggacactattgatcgcgtattaccaagacgtgtagtggagccgctggcgccgcccacgccacgcctgtcagtctgccatgacagatggacacgacggctcggcttcatccattatgacgcctacataatagccacaacaggtcacgccgcaagctacgttcccccaacgggcaccttgctgacggaacaagagaagacctcccttcgTTAGAGGGACAGCAGGggatggaagcatatcggaggaaagattcgtaaccactgtagccatttgagtactctgcgcagtatgctgcacagtcacgttgggcccacttgtcggggccccaacgtcctatgtatccgcaccccttggtctataaaagggggcgcccgctagaagaaaaacCCAGGCTGGGTAAAAAGCCaagacccggcagaggatagattcatacacaaccaagatcaaaacctctcccagtggatgtagggtattacgctccggcggcccgaaccactctagatcgtgtgttcttgtgtgcttgtctcagagctagattagcccaatcgcctagtaccttcccgagcactccctctctgggaataggcgggtgcgttccgccacccggctgtgggtaccctagaaatcccgcgaCAGCTAGTTTCTCTGTATGGAACTGACTTTGCATCTTAGGGCTTGCAGCATGTGTTGTAACATTTGTAATCCTGTTTTGCAGATTGCTTGGGGAGGCGGATAGGGCCTAATTTCCTTGGTAGGCAGGGAGGCGATTCTGCAGTAAGTTAATGATTTAATTCGAGTAAATCATTGCTCTTTGTTTCACTGGTTTTCTTAAAGGCGAAGCAAGATTAATTTGTCGATCTTACAACCTTACTCAATGTGAACAGAGGCTGGTGCAAGATCTGTACAGAATTTTTGATCAAGTTAACAATGAGGAGTCCCCTTCCAATGAAAAGTTACCAGAATCATTCAGGGATTTTCTTTTGGAGATGAAGGATAACCATTACGATGCTAGGACATTTGCTGTTAGGTTGAAAGCTACGGTACGGAACTAACTTTCCTTGTTTAATCTCACATTGTTTCATGCTTTTTCTTTAAATCAGCAATACCTAAAATTGAAATAGTCTTTTTGTGATGTTTATTTGGTAGCCCCAAATATGATATGAACTATGTATGTTTTTGGGCACACATAGTCCATATCATGTTTAGGACTACTAAATACACATCACAAAAACCAATTCAGCTGTACAGGAATGGCATGCACATGGGAACTCCACCCTATTCTGTAACAATACTGATAGTGTGGCATTATATGTTCTGCTTTGTTAAAATTCTGAAGACGCGCTTGGTTTATTTTATGTGTTCTCTGAAGGAATGATATGAGCTCTGTTTTTTAATAAAAACAAAAGCGCAAGACATGACCGCTCAATAAATGGAGTTACAGTAATGTTTGGCAGTTGCCTGAGTTTATACTATTTCTGTTCTAAATAACACAAGTATTGGTATATATTTACCATTTTCCAAATTTAGTTTACCTTTTATGTTGATAATCTTTTTCAGCATGCTGGTCACCTTTATATTAGTCATTCTTGTTGTGCACCGCGTAATGCAATATCGAACTTTGGCTCTTACTCCTGATAAGGTTCTTTAGTGCATTATGTTGTGTCTTCAACATATATATTCTAATGCATATGCTTTTTTGCAGATGGAAAGCATGGATAAGGAGGTAAAAGGGTCAAGGTTGGCAGAACAGCTGTATAAACATTATGCTGCAACTGCCATTCCCAAAGGAATCCATTGCTTGTCTCTGCGCCTTACTGATGAATACTCCTCAAATGCTCATGCACGGAAGCAGTTGCCACCACCAGAACTGTTACCTTTGCTTTCTGATAATTCCTTCCAGCATTATATTCTAGCCAGTGATAACATTCTTGCTGCTTCAGTTGTTGTCAGCTCAACTATACGATCTTCCTCAGTGCCTGAGAAAGTAGTCTTTCATGTCATTACTGATAAGAAAACATATCCTGGGATGCattcatggtttgctcttaATTCTATATCACCCGCCATAGTTGAAGTAAAAGGTGTTCACCAGTTTGACTGGTTGACAAGAGAAAATGTCCCAGTACTAGAGGCTATAGAAAATCATCGTGGAGTCAGAAATCACTATCATGGAGATCATGGTACAGTTTCCAGCGCAAGTGACAATCCTAGGGTGCTCGCTTCAAAGCTGCAGGCTCGAAGCCCCAAATATATATCCCTGCTGAACCATCTCCGCATTTATTTGCCTGAGGTGCCTTTTCATCAGAAACATtctattttagctttcaatctGTTGCACTTACTATACAGCTGTTTCAATTAATATAGTTTTGTCATCTCCGCATACTCTACCGTTAAATGAAGTAGGACATGCTCAAACCAATTTCAATGTAGCGAATTAATATACCTTAATCTGCCACATTTATATGCATTTAATTTGATTCAATACCGTTAGAATGGGCTTAACGGTTACTAACCCAGATCATTACCACGCTAACCATCTCACTATTAGGATGCATGCTTAGTTCTCTTTCTAGCATGCATGAAACTTCGGAGCAGATTTCCCACGCTAACCATCCCACTATTAGGATGCACGCTTAGTTCTCTTTCTATATGTGATTATAATGAAGACAATCAAATGCGTTTCTATTTTCTGTATGATTACCACGTGTCGTGTTGTGCACTTACGCATGCTGCTAAAATGTGCCAAGCTGCTATATTCCACTTTCCCTTTTTAAGTTTCCATTATCTTTTTCCTTTATTCTGGTGATAATTGGATTGCACAATCAGCACCTTACAAATTTCAAGTTAACTTATAAGAAATGTCATGAAACTTTGTggtgtggattttttttttacctgATCGATCCCATTTATTCAACCAGCTCTTTCCAAACCTCAACAAGGTGGTCTTCCTTGATGATGACATTGTTGTTCAGCGTGACTTGTCTCCCCTTTGGGAGATCAATCTTGAAGGGAAGGTAAATGGAGCTGTGGAAACGTGCAGAGGTGAAGACAATTGGGTGATGTCTAAGCGTTTCAGGACATATTTCAACTTCTCTCACCCAGTGATATCTCGAAGTCTTGACCCAGATGAATGTGCTTGGGCATATGGGATGAATATCTTTGATCTGGCAGCTTGGAGGAAGACAAACATCAGGGATACATATCATTTCTGGTTGAAGGAGGTAATGTTCCATTATGTAGTTCATTGACTATGTTTTTGCATTGAAAATGTTCTTGTATTTTGCATGCCTATTTTGTGCTGTGTCCATCGTTCCAAAATCTTGAAAAAATATTGATTCAACAATCTGGTCTAAATGTAAAAGGTTCAATTTCATTCCCTTCTATCCGCTGTGGCACCATGTGTCATTATTTGCCATCAAAATAATTTCAATTCGATCTCTTCTGCAGAATCTGAAATCTGGTCTTACTCTCTGGAAATTTGGTACTTTACCACCTGGGCTTATAGCATTCAGGGGTCATGTGCATGGAATAGATCCATCTTGGCACCTGCTTGGCTTAGGATACCAAGAAAAGACAGATATTGACAGTGTCAGGAGGTCTGCAGTGATCCATTATAATGGCCAGTGCAAGCCATGGCTAGACATTGCTTTTAAGAACCTACAACCATTCTGGGCAAGGCATGTAAATTACTCCAACGACTTTGTTAGAAACTGCCATATTTTGGAGCCCCAGTATGACAAGGAGTGACTTAGCAAATACTGGACACAGTGAGTGATTATAGTTCACGATTCATTTGACGGCTGGAGAGGCTGATTGCTGTTGGATATGAAAATATTGGTTACTCAGGAAAGCTATCGGCATTGGATACAACTGACCATCCCCTGCATCGACCGGCATGCAAATACATGGAGTTTTCATCTGTATCATAGGGGAACACATTCTTTTCATCTGTATCATATGGGTGCATCATTCTTTTCCATACTGTAACTGCACAAAAGAGCTCTGGGACTGGGCTGATCCGTCGTCACAGAATAAGGGCTAGAAGATTGAACGAGTGGGTGATCACGACGAAGAAAGGAGGCGGATATTATGAGGGCAGAAGTTTATATGctttccatccatccatccatccatttaATTCTTTTTTACTTGGATACACTTGAGTCATTGAAATTTTGTTCCGGTAGTTTTGTGATTGCTTTGGTAGGTTGGAGATGATTGTAGTAGAGATGCCGTTGTTTGTGAGTAACCTACAGGATATTGTTACAACTGTTGACATATTAAAGATGTGCAGATAATTCTTTCAAGAGTATTTATGCTGAAGCTGAACTCCCATGGTTAGCCTATCAAAAGTCAGGATGGTGACGACTGACGAGGAACGCAACTCAGTTTGCCTGGCGGAAGCTTGTAAATAGCCGTTGTCAGATGCCTTGGCGCCTGTAGTATAATCAAATCGAGCAGTTGCTGAATTATTTGCGGTCATCGAATGGTCAGTCGCCAATtaatgagagggagagagagagaccctGTGGGCTTGGCCCACGAGCTCATGGGCTGTAGCCTGAAGGATGTTACTCACACGTAGTAAAATTTCAACAGCAAAATAACTGATGGAACATTCCAAGCCAAACTGccgcaaaaaatatttatttcaaGATTCAAGATTAAACCTAAGAACAAGCCTTGGCCTCAAACTTGGGTAAAACCACAAAGGCGATGGATGTTGGTGCTAGGTACAGCGGCGAATCGACAGCTCCGAGCACTGGATTCATAGCTGGAACACTGCCATCATCTCCCAGTTCCAACGGAACACCGTTTAGCAGCATTGTCTTGCTTTGGAGATTGCTgtccttggccatcagatgatACTCCTCCCTCTTCTTGGTGTCGCTTGATGGCGTACTTCCCAGCCATGAAACTGCTTTCCTGAGCTTTTGTGTGAAGGAACTGCGCTTCTCAAGGTTGGGTCTTTTACCAAGGCTGACGTTGATGTCATTCTGGAGAGTGACATTGTATCCAGTAGTGTTGCTTAAATTGATCACGAGAAGAGTGATGCCTTGCTGCAATATGAAATGAACATTTTTAGAATGGGTAATCTAGCCGACTGAAAACTAGACAAGCTGCTATCTCTGTGGAACAAATTCTCAGAAGACGAAATCTGTTATCTAGTAACAGCCAACCAAAATAACCATAGCAATTAAGCTTAGTACTATAGTCCAAAATCTTCATGACTCGTCAAGCAATTCACTTGAAAAGGTATGTGACCAACTTACAAAGAGGTGCATCTCATACCTGTT from Panicum virgatum strain AP13 chromosome 9K, P.virgatum_v5, whole genome shotgun sequence encodes:
- the LOC120646894 gene encoding probable galacturonosyltransferase 14 translates to MQLRISPSMRSITISSSNGVVDSMKVRVAPQPPPPPPPPLGPGRRGGGGGWGAGWYWRAVAFPAVVALGCLLPFAFILAAVPALEAGGSKCSSIDCLGRRIGPNFLGRQGGDSARLVQDLYRIFDQVNNEESPSNEKLPESFRDFLLEMKDNHYDARTFAVRLKATMESMDKEVKGSRLAEQLYKHYAATAIPKGIHCLSLRLTDEYSSNAHARKQLPPPELLPLLSDNSFQHYILASDNILAASVVVSSTIRSSSVPEKVVFHVITDKKTYPGMHSWFALNSISPAIVEVKGVHQFDWLTRENVPVLEAIENHRGVRNHYHGDHGTVSSASDNPRVLASKLQARSPKYISLLNHLRIYLPELFPNLNKVVFLDDDIVVQRDLSPLWEINLEGKVNGAVETCRGEDNWVMSKRFRTYFNFSHPVISRSLDPDECAWAYGMNIFDLAAWRKTNIRDTYHFWLKENLKSGLTLWKFGTLPPGLIAFRGHVHGIDPSWHLLGLGYQEKTDIDSVRRSAVIHYNGQCKPWLDIAFKNLQPFWARHVNYSNDFVRNCHILEPQYDKE